A single window of Luteipulveratus halotolerans DNA harbors:
- a CDS encoding DUF262 domain-containing protein, giving the protein MIKSANQYPVHTLFSHEGNVLYRIPPYQREYSWYKAQWENLFEDLIEADGAHFLGTIITLDQTTDTLEGNILHVVDGQQRLTTLTLLLAAVYSVLKEHIDELDDDTRTDVTNLGRQLVRKADQQPRVTPQKQGHNLFDYLKTLEDAGLPVEGEWKPYYPSRRIAKCYRYFRSAILKLAETEGLTETKAALRVHEAALRAVIVKIEVASHADAFVLFESLNNRGMPLSPVDLIKNHLLAESEKRQIMNVDQAFKHWNDMLTSLGDSYSTQERFLRHYYNAFKTELPDVPNASVATKSNLIRIYEKLLEQDLKKVVDALVEASKIYGRINCVVELDQPTSLDRAFQRLMRAQGAPSYVLLMWLMTKQEELELCDTQIEAVADRLTSFFVRRNLTGYPPTYALAKLFMTTIDAVSDARGDDVLKLVGEKLNAVSASDEEFRARLLGRIYEENTDVARFVLTTLAEDAMTKETKVDLWRQEKNHFVWTIEHILPQGENLPAAWQEMLGGKEVAAQVQEEHRHRLGNLTVTAYNSNLGNKSFIEKRDRRDSKGRYIGYKNGLSLNAELAARESWTADNIEARTKVLAERVIERFPLA; this is encoded by the coding sequence TTGATCAAGTCAGCGAACCAGTACCCGGTGCATACGCTCTTCAGCCACGAGGGCAACGTGTTGTACCGGATCCCGCCGTACCAGCGCGAGTACTCCTGGTACAAGGCTCAGTGGGAGAACCTGTTCGAAGACCTGATCGAGGCCGACGGCGCCCACTTCTTGGGCACGATCATCACTCTCGACCAGACGACCGACACGCTGGAGGGCAACATCCTCCACGTGGTCGACGGCCAGCAGCGCCTGACGACCTTGACCCTGCTCCTCGCTGCGGTCTACTCCGTGCTCAAGGAGCACATCGACGAGCTCGACGACGACACCCGGACCGACGTCACGAACCTCGGCCGCCAGCTGGTGCGCAAGGCTGACCAGCAGCCGCGAGTGACACCGCAGAAGCAAGGGCACAATCTCTTCGACTACCTCAAGACGCTCGAGGACGCCGGACTGCCCGTTGAAGGCGAGTGGAAGCCGTACTACCCCAGCCGGCGGATCGCCAAGTGCTACCGCTACTTCCGATCCGCCATCCTGAAGCTGGCCGAGACGGAGGGGCTGACAGAGACGAAGGCTGCGCTTCGGGTGCACGAGGCGGCTCTGCGGGCGGTCATCGTGAAGATCGAGGTTGCCAGCCACGCGGATGCCTTCGTCCTCTTTGAGTCCCTTAACAACCGCGGCATGCCACTCTCGCCCGTCGACCTGATCAAGAACCACCTCCTGGCCGAGTCCGAGAAGAGGCAGATCATGAACGTCGACCAGGCGTTCAAGCACTGGAACGACATGCTGACGAGCCTGGGCGACAGCTACTCCACCCAGGAGCGCTTCCTGAGGCACTACTACAACGCCTTCAAGACGGAGCTCCCCGACGTCCCCAACGCCTCCGTCGCCACCAAGTCCAACCTGATCCGCATCTACGAGAAGCTCCTCGAGCAGGACCTCAAGAAGGTCGTCGACGCACTCGTCGAGGCGAGCAAGATCTACGGCCGCATCAACTGCGTCGTGGAGCTCGACCAGCCGACATCCCTCGACCGGGCCTTCCAGCGGCTCATGCGAGCCCAGGGCGCGCCGTCCTATGTCCTGCTGATGTGGCTCATGACGAAGCAGGAAGAACTGGAGCTGTGCGACACCCAGATCGAAGCCGTTGCTGACCGCCTCACAAGCTTCTTCGTCCGACGCAACCTGACGGGCTACCCGCCCACCTACGCGCTGGCGAAGCTCTTCATGACGACCATCGACGCCGTCAGTGACGCCCGCGGCGACGACGTGCTCAAGCTCGTCGGCGAGAAGCTGAACGCCGTCTCAGCCTCCGACGAGGAGTTCCGGGCTCGCCTTCTCGGTCGCATCTACGAGGAGAACACCGACGTGGCCCGGTTCGTGCTGACCACCCTGGCCGAGGACGCCATGACCAAGGAGACGAAGGTCGACCTGTGGCGACAGGAGAAGAACCACTTCGTCTGGACGATCGAGCACATCCTCCCGCAGGGCGAGAACCTGCCAGCCGCGTGGCAGGAGATGCTCGGCGGCAAGGAAGTCGCCGCCCAGGTACAGGAAGAACACCGACACCGACTCGGCAACCTCACCGTGACGGCCTACAACAGCAACCTCGGCAACAAGTCCTTCATCGAGAAGCGCGACAGACGGGACTCCAAGGGTCGATACATCGGTTACAAGAACGGCCTCTCGCTCAACGCCGAGCTGGCGGCACGGGAGTCGTGGACAGCTGACAACATCGAGGCCCGGACCAAGGTGTTGGCTGAAAGGGTGATCGAGCGGTTCCCGCTAGCCTAA